ATATATGcatgtggctccgccactgtAGAAACCTAataaaaaaaggtaaaaaaagCCATGTGATGTTTATAAAACCCAACTGAACGTGGATTTGATCGTTTTAATGTAATCGTACGAATAAAAACATATCACGGTGACTTAAATTCAAACTCTAAATCGCTATTGCGAAACAATATAGTACATGATTTAGCCAGGGGCCTCAACTTTCACATCTGCCTAATGGACGATTGTAATTTTCATAATGAAGCTTTATTtggctatttttttaaaaaatgtgtggTGATGATCATCGATCATTTAATGATTTggacatattatttttagtcgGGCCCCAAATTGACACTTCGGCCTTATTCAAAAAAGGTTGCTTCTCCAGTTGAGTCGGCACATTTGGTATGTTTGGGGTGGGCTTTTGACTCTGGTTTTTTGAAATATTAGGCCCGATTATGAGAATCAAGAACACTTGTTTCATGCATAATTTTTGTTTTCGAGATGAAAACTGAgatcataaatatattttggccCTGGTTTATGAATTCCGCCAAACCATCcctacatataaaaaaaatttaaaatttaaaacaattaaaagcataaaaaactatttaaacccaaaaatctgataaagaggataattataaatattcttaacaCGTGTTCCAAGAACATTGGTCCACCTACAAAGAATCATTTATAGCAAAAATACATTAAACCGTAACACCTCTGCTTTGCTAGTCTACCACCAGTCTAACGTGTGCTATAGCATTTATATTCAACACCAGTTTGTAGATTTGatcggaaaaaaaatttattttttaatgatataaTTGTTTGAGATATTATCTCTAAAGTAGAGTCGAACTAactatcatcaacatatatgttaTGCCCCGAAACCGAGACGTGTCATTGgtgttgtttaacaatttaaaatcgtaTAATAACAGATCACGCCATACATGAACTCGCCAAAAACCAGTCTATTACATAATTTTTACAATGCATAACACGATTTCAAAAGCGATAATGTAAagcaaataaaactaaaaccgaTGCTTGAACTTCATGTCTCGAACTTGATCATCATCAATAAAACATGTGATGTTCATCCTTTTTCAGTTGATCTTCGCCTTTATCTGAGAAGGGAAGTAAGAGGATGAGTGTTTGGGGAAACACTCAGCATGTGAGAGCCAACCGCACACAAAAATatcgaaatatacatatactAAGAGTTCAAAGGTGAAAGATCGCATAACATATCAAAACAAGACACTGTTATTCATCTCTTTATCATTGATAAACTGACCAGTCCCTGATTGTTATTTGTCTAAGGAGACGAGACCATATATCAGTTATTCTAatccaccgcatcagggccttaTCTTATCATGTCTCGGAAATTTCGTTGccgtttttaattcaaataataacaGTGTGTTTTTAATACGTCAAAGCATAAGAGATGAATCATGTGGAACGAAACATGGAAGAACCAAATAACGTGAAAGGAGTAGTGTGCAGTTGTGTTTTCAAAAACAGgaatattagtattttaaaacacATATACATAAGCCCACTAACTTGGTTTTGATCTTAAGAAACGTGGAAGAAGATTGAGTGGAATACTCGAACTCCAATCTTGTTCACTTGCTTCCCTCGAACTAGACAGGAACTTGGCTGCTGCAAGTGCTTTGAATTTATTGGAACTGCTCGAGTTGTTTCTGCTATCCAAGACGTGCAGAATCTGCTAGAATTTTTTATGTTGCCAAGTATTGCGAAAAGGGACAAATTCTACTCGAAAATTAGCAAACTTTCAGCTGAAACTTTCAGAGTGTTTGTGGATGTTTTTGTGGCTTCATTGTGCCATCATGCATGGTATTTATAGGCCCATGGAGGTGAGATGAAGTGTCTGTCATTCAAAGCCATTGCAGCCATCTTTTACGGTCTTCATTAGTCTTAAAATGACTGTTACTTGTGCAAGCAAAACACTCCTTGAATGTCTCTTTTGAATGTCATTAGATCGATGATATCAAGTTGTTATTATCCTTTGTTGAATCTCAtttcaaatttcgaaaatctgaACAAAATTTTTTGAGGCTTTACCgtacatatataataaaaaaagccCGGCGGCTGTAATTGAAGTTATCTCACAACCATTCCAAGTATCATCATCTTTGTAAATGAGAATGCTTGAGCAGGGCGTAACTTACTCTTTCGCTGCATTGATTTTGATTCCATTGCAACAGACCACAAGTCTTGACTGTCTTAGTTGTTCTAGAGGAACATGGTCCTCAGGAGGAACTTTGCTTTATTTATACACAAGATTGATAATATGACCTGTAGACAAGTCGTTTCGTGTTACGGAAAGCATCAAACACATGTTCCTTATGAATCAGAACAGAAATGAATTGTATGGAAATACTAGAAGCTTTAGGAACATGAGTACTAGCTGTTAATAAAGATTAATGAAACTATCTCAAGTGAAAAAGCTAACATCTTTATCCATGTTAGCAGCTTTACACTTCAAAATGAAAGCTAGGATTATCAAGACGATTATAATTCCCACCGAAGAGCCACCGGCACGATGAATCCAGTACGGATCAAGCCTGGAGCATCCGAGCTCCCAGTAGCCCGAAACAACAATGGCAGTGATCAAAACCAGCAGCAGCAGAGGGAGATATGAAGAGAAGTTGAAGGGTTGTTCATCGAACTCGGGCTcggttaaagatattttatcaaTGTACAGGGGAGAAACTACTGCAAGAATCGTCAAGCCTATAGCTACAAGCCTCTGATCATGTGATGAAAACCTGCAACCAGTCCTCCGAATAGCCGCTTGCTCCATTCAAATGcgaaaaattttcatttaaaccGAAATGTTTTCAAAAGAAAACGCGATGGATTCAGTCTTAATTCAAGCCTGTAAAGGTGTGATATTTGGAAGATAAAAGGAGATGGAAGCTTGTGAATCAAGGTGCTGGCTATGCACACAGAATCTGCTGATAAGAATGAATTACATCAATGAATAGTGCAGCATTCTACTAATAGTGGGGAATCTGATTCTTGTAGCATTAAGTCCATTCCCAGTTAAAAGTGGTATAAACATCAGTTACACTCGAATTGAACCCTACTATTCATTTCGAGTTGGAGACGAGTCGGATCTCAAACTCGATATCATCTTCCCAGTAGACTTCTTAATAAGTAAAAGTCTACCGAAAAATTATTATGTTGATTTTAACGTGTATATCAAAAATCGCATGcaaattttctattttaaaaactaggtaaaaaaaaaaaacctctcaCAATTGATACAAGGCAGCCTTAAACTTTTGGTGCttatcatgattttttttaataatattgtaGATGTCAACCACGTAAAAAGGAAAAATCACGATTTATtgctatatataatttatatttattttgagtcAGTTTGTCACAATCAGATTTCGAATTCAATCGAACAAGGACGTTACCCAAACGCATTTCAAATAATTGTAGTCAACCTTAGTTTCATCATGCTCAGGCCAGATGAAATATAAGATATTGTcagttcatatatttttttaaaatgtctcAAATTGGGAGACGTTTTTTAAGGATTGTCACTATTTTTATGTAGAAAAATGCCACGTATACATTTAAGACTGcactatatttatattttaagaaCACGCTTTATAGAAACGCTTTATCGTGGATATATCATAGTCCATTGGTTCCTTCCAGTGGCATTGGACATGGGTTTGTCAGAAGTATTGGGCCCCAATCACCTTATTCCATGGGTTATAGTCATCAATCTTTGGTCCATTCCTTTTATTTCATTTCCCAAGAACCACAATCTATCGATtaattgttttgaaatttaatcAGAAAAGTATCTGAAAATAGAAATAAGACATTTCGCATCCAAATCTATATTCAAAAATAGAGCTAACATCATCGATagtatgtatatttttatttatgattattaaatattacTCAAATCAGCATTATTAGGACCATAAAACAATATATtcgaaaatttttttaatgatttcagATGAATATATGTGTAACAAAAGTATTTCGAGACACGACATTTATTAAATGTctcaatttaaatatatatgtatgaaaTAAATATCTCAAGTCGATATTGATTGAATGTTTCGATTTAATATGTGTGTATGACATATatatttgagtaggtctcttgtgagacggtctcacgaatatttatctgtgaaacgggtcaatcgTACagttatttacaataaaaatcaatactcttaacataaaaagtaatattttttcatggacgacccaaataagagatatgtctcacaaaatacgacatgtgagaccgtttcacacaaatttttgcttatATATTTTACTACCCACTTACAACTttcaaaatacatgtttaaaTATATTACTAACAAAAACTAATCATCCAAAAGGACCAAAACTCacacaaaacatttaaaaatcgtaaatctgattaaaatttttaaaattttatgatcaTATTTTATACGAGTTTCAATACGTGAAAGACTAGTTCTATGACTGTGTTTTTGATTTTTTGCCATCTCTTGGTTGTCAATTGTTGACAATCGGCACAATGGTAGCTATGatataattgatattttgaaGGGAACATAGAGTTTCTAGGGACTATTCAATCCTAAAGGTTTAAAAATCCCTATTTTTCGAGTATATATTTCAAATCACGTATGGTTATTGTCTTtgtctattttaaaaatattgttttgctATCAGTTCTTGCGTTTGGATTATTTGTTTGGGAATGAAATGGATAAGTTGGAAGAGAGTAAATATATGGATCTTCACatgttttcaaatataaatggAGATTAATTAATCTGATATTATTGTATTTTTGTGGGATCCATAGAACAAACTTGTtaatctaaatcatcaaaaaataatgaaaacaaagaaaaatatccATAGCCATACGTCCGACTGTGATGGGATAATGAAACAAACAATACATCTCCCCTGCACGTTGTCTTAACTCTTAATTAacaagcaaaatgaaaagaaaagaaaagaaaataaaattcaaacgCCGCAGCTGTTGACGTGTCTCCTGCGATGGTTTACAGGGAGCGATACCCACAATTTGTTTGTGTCTTTAATATCCAAATCCAATCCTTTTccagattataaaaaaaatgatttacgtGTGGGAGGTGAAGTGAAGTTTTAAATTTGTTGAAAGAACAGTGATGTGTCATAAATAAAAGAGCTGTCTTTTTgggttttttaataaatatatatttataactgTAATGAAATGGCCGGAAGGTTGGTATTGCAAATTTTGACTATCGGGTACCCTTCCTATTAGGGCGGGAAGCTGAAAAATTTCACCTTTACGTGCTATATTTGGTCTGTTTCATCAAGGGGGACTAGGGTTTGTGATTTCGTGTAGTATTCAAATCTCAAAAGCTGTTCATCTTTTTGCTGTAAAACTTTGTTTTCTGGGAATCGGAGAAGAAGTGAAAAATGGCTCTCCGGAAGGGGGCTAAGGTGTGGGTGGAAGATAAGGACTCGGCCTGGGTTGCTGCTGAAGTTATCCATTTTGTTGGTAGACAAGTTCAGCTCCTTACTATATCCGGCAAAAAGGTGATTTCTTTTAGTGTTTTTCTTCGTAGGTATACTTTGATTTTTCCCTAAATTTGAACTTGGACAGTGTAATTATTGGTTTTGTATGGGAATACATGTGTTGTTATGCAGGTGCTGGCGTTGCCGGAGAAATTGCATGTGCGGGACACGGAAGCAGAGCTTGGAGGAGTGGACGACATGACAAAATTGACTTATTTGAATGAGCCTGGAGTTCTTGATAATCTTCAGAGAAGATACGCCCTCAACGAAATATATGTGAGCTCCTTAATGGCTTTCACTTTCTCGTATTGGTTGCAATGTTGCCTCACTTGTATGAATGAGAGGGGGAAAAGTTAGCTTGCGAGCTTCACGTATGCCTTAGATTACTGTTAAGGCATTGTTATGTTTAAAGCGGTGGTGATACTGACGGCACTTTCATGAGATTTTAAATGTGTTGTATATCCATTATGAAGAGAGGTTTAGTTATTACATGAACTAATTGTTATGTTCTCAATGTTCTTTGAAGGAATGTTTTTTGTGCTTTGTTTCCACACTTACTATGGAAGGAGATTCTCTAATGTAAATCTCGCTTTTGCTCATTTTTTCCAAGTCGTGCAATAACTAGTCTTCATTAGTTTAACAATCTTATCATCTCTTTGGCTGTAAACAAATCCTCCACTTGCAGTTCTACaaagtcaaaattttaaaagcatATGGCTAACTTTTACTATTTGCCATTTGTGCGTTAATACTTCATATACTATTGTTTCATATATTAGTGCTTATCATGTTTCGATCTGGGAATGTATTGCATGTTGAAGAAGCAATTTTGTTAGTTTTTTGTCGTTTATACTTCAAAGAGTAGAAGGACCAATTTCACTGCATTCCAGTGTTTGGTCCAATAGCTTCTGAACTTGGGAACTTTACCTGGCCATTGCCGTATAACAAATATGTTTTTATGCTTAGAGTGATTCCGCATGGCTTGCTAGCGTAGGATATTTGTCTTCATTTTTGGTGTTGCAGATGTTTGAGCGGTAGCAGGATTATAGTTTTTGATAGGGACACATTGTTTACAATTTTAAGTCATTATGGGCTTCAATTCGAAGAGAACCATTTTTATATCGCGCATCTAAATACTACTTTGCAAAATGTCTATCAATTTGAAAAAGTAAGAAACATTGGTAAAAAAAGACTCTGAATCAGTGTCGCATAGAAAGAAAGATTTAAGTTCGAACTTGTGAAGGAATCCAACATATTGTTGCTAGCCTGATGATTGCATATTAAAATCCTTTGGTCTTATGTATGCACTCCAACTACCTAATTACTCATACAGATAGCGGTACGTGATAAGTTGTACATAAATATTAGCATTGTGTGAATCTTAGATGTAAGGGCCTTCTACCTAATCACATTTAATTAGCATGCAATTAGGATTATTAGCATTAACATCGAAAACTAGTTAACTGTTTACCTTAATAATGCTAATTGCATgtgaattaaaaatgatttgtaACGAGCCCTCACATTAGAGGGACTTCTTATAGTGTGGAAATTGTGGAACAAAGCTTATGAAGCCTCATTTGGATGTTTCCTTTTAGCTCGATGGATCGTTCTTTGCCCGGTTTCATTTCTTTTTATGcctattatttgttttttcgATATTGTATATCTTGTAGATTAATCCTCTTTTGTCAGGTACAAACTGTTTGAATCATGCACTTGTCAGTGAGGCTACGAGCAGTAAAGTTTTATTCTTTTGTAGTATCTAAATCGATTTATGAATCAGGACAATGGTCGTTTGTTTTGATACAGTACGATTTTTGGTTTCTTAATCTGTTTCTGCATTGGTTTACCATATTAATTTTCCATCTGAAATTTTAAGCTTAACTGTTGATttacatacatatatgtatgtacgtatgtgtTCATTCTTTTTATTCCTCTAAAagaatatgtatgtatatattcaaTCTTTTTATTCCTCGAAAAGAATTTTCACGATCCCGGTCTCTCTGTTTTTTGTCTGACATAGCTTTATGTCCTTGTTAGACATATACAGGAAGCATTCTGATAGCAGTCAACCCATTTACCAAGCTTCCTCATTTATATAACATGCACATGATGGAGCAGTATAAAGGCACTCCATTTGGTGAACTGAGCCCCCATGTATTTGCAGTGGCTGATGCATCTTACAGGTTTTCCTCATTTGATTATTTTGTTATGGTTAGAATTCAATGAGTATTCTTGTATGCGATCTGATCATTGCTGGTTTGATATTTATGGTCCAGAGCAATGACGAGTGAGGGTAAGAGCCAATCTATACTGGTCAGTGGAGAAAGCGGGGCCGGAAAAACTGAGACAACAAAGTTGATAATGCAATATCTTACGCATGTCGGTGGCCGTGTTGCTTGTGACGATAGAACTGTTGAACAACAAGTTCTCGAGGTTGGATTTTAATCTATTTGATCATCTAGTGCTTGTTGACTCAACACTTGCACTATAAAACTAATAGCTGTAGGTATTGGCCTTTTCAACCCTTCTTAAGTGTCATTTTAGTTAAAATTTCTTCTCGTGTCAGTAGATCTGTAGATGATTCAGAAAAATAACATACTATTTTGGTTAAGAAACCTAATAACAAAATTATTGTATTATTGTTACTGTGAACCAGAATGTGTTATTGAGCTGCAATCAGTGCTAACATCTACCTGTTTCTTTTTTAGTCAAACCCACTTTTGGAGGCATTTGGTAATGCGAGAACAGTTAGAAATGATAATTCAAGGTATCTTATGACACTCATTTAAATCAAGTAAAGCTTATGTTTGAGTAATTCCTCCACATGGTTTATAGTGCAGACTGGAATTTCATTGTTTAAACTAGTCGTGACTTTGATAAATACGAAGAAGATTTTTTGTCGAATTTCTTGTCTCACTGTCGCTTGTACTTGTGAGTGTTTGTAGAACTGAGACCATATCAATGAATGACATCTGATCGAAGCCTGGATTTATTGCTTTTGTCAATCTTTTCTCGTCGATGATTACGTAGTTTCTTTCAAATGAAATGTTAAGCATATATCAAAGGATAATTTCAATCTAACTATTATTTTACCCAGCATGTCAACTGAAGCTTGTACTATTGCCAGGCTTAGCCTTTTTATTTGCTTTCCTGTCCTCAACAATGTTGTGGAAAAAATGATAAAAGTTTCATTATCAGAACTTAGATATCATATCCTTGTTCAACTTCGGATTATAATACTATGTTTTCTGCTTACATGCAGTCGCTTTGGCAAATTTGTTGAAATCCAGTTTAATTCAAGTGGCAGAATTTCAGGAGCTGCAATTAGAACATACCTTCTGGAGCGATCTCGTGTTGTTCAAATTACTGACCCTGAGAGAAACTACCATTGTTTCTATCAGTTGTGTGCATCTGGCAGGGTACTCTCAATCATTAGTTGTGTGCATCTAGGActctttttatcagttgtttGCATCTGCTGTGCATCTCTTGAAGAATGCTTTAGtaaattgaaattcaaatatttgtaCATTAAGAATTGTGATAAGACTTTTTCTGACGTTGTTTACAAATATTTGTATATTAAGAATTGTGATAAGACTTTTTCTGAAGTTGTTTAAAGTATTTAACAAACCAATAATTGAACGTACTTTCCTTCCTCGCTGGAATTGATGTGGTGCAATGGTGATTATGAATCATTTGTTGATTTTTACCCGACACATTTGCTATCAATTTTGAGAAGCTGTGGCTCGTCGTGTTGATTTGTTGCAGTCTTACCATTGTCAGCAGTCAGCCAATTCATTCCAGAAATGTTTAGAATGACACCTCCTAAACCATTTAATGGAACTCATAACTGTTACTCTGTTTGCCTGTTACTTCGATTATAGCTTGCTGCTTTTAATTTAGTCGTGCATAACATACTGTATTACGGATCATTGAAAGTAACCCCTCCATAAATGTAGATAaatagttaaaattttattttatgtgtttAGTTGATGAGATTGTGTGCGCTTTTATGGGTGGTGGACGGACATCAGTTGTTAAAAGTTCAATACAGCCTTTAGCTCTTTTAACGTCCAGATTTCTTGTTTGTGGACACTGTTTTTGTTCAGGATGCAGAAGCTTACAAACTAGGTCATCCCAGCGAGTATCATTACCTGAATCAGA
The DNA window shown above is from Primulina huaijiensis isolate GDHJ02 chromosome 12, ASM1229523v2, whole genome shotgun sequence and carries:
- the LOC140990471 gene encoding uncharacterized protein; the protein is MEQAAIRRTGCRFSSHDQRLVAIGLTILAVVSPLYIDKISLTEPEFDEQPFNFSSYLPLLLLVLITAIVVSGYWELGCSRLDPYWIHRAGGSSVGIIIVLIILAFILKCKAANMDKDVSFFT